A genome region from Solanum pennellii chromosome 12, SPENNV200 includes the following:
- the LOC107006890 gene encoding F-box protein At3g07870-like, whose protein sequence is MHKNRVVETGPCIIIHADYPLRNQLYFLEFSDHRDVVRKIRTPFANYVPEFKVVGSCQGLLCICDSLFSDALYVYNPFTRDYKQLPRSIEFEVQKLVFGFGFHPVTKEYKVIKIINYANMYYNEPGGRYHRRFRVPFFGKSDVQVLILGTNNKWRSVGEVVYRFDQSSQGILLNGKMHWLTRFGKYHGRRDRLIVSFDLGNDVFGEVPKVDFDVKPRIVQYHLAVLGDCLAVALTLPHYKGGGFEIWVMREYNVKESWMKEFRIGAYTPNPNCVTQHVQPLVKVLCLLKNGEILLEYKGGNLVAYDPKTCVFRTLRFQRMPDLFQTFVHVGCLNWIDIPPQGRS, encoded by the coding sequence ATGCACAAGAATCGCGTAGTAGAGACCGGTCCTTGCATCATTATACACGCGGATTACCCTTTGAGGAATCAACTCTATTTTCTTGAATTCTCTGATCATCGCGATGTTGTGAGGAAAATCAGGACACCTTTTGCTAACTATGTGCCTGAATTTAAAGTGGTTGGTTCATGTCAAGGACTATTATGCATATGTGATTCTTTGTTTAGTGATGCACTATATGTATACAATCCTTTTACAAGGGATTACAAACAACTCCCTAGATCAATCGAATTCGAGGTACAAAAATTGGTTTTTGGTTTTGGATTTCATCCTGTTACTAAAGAGTATAAAGTGATCAAGATCATAAACTATGCCAACATGTATTATAATGAACCTGGAGGACGTTATCATCGTAGGTTTCGAGTCCCTTTCTTTGGTAAATCAGATGTTCAAGTACTTATTCTTGGTACTAACAACAAATGGAGGAGCGTTGGAGAAGTTGTTTATCGTTTTGATCAGAGTTCTCAAGGAATTCTGTTGAACGGGAAGATGCATTGGTTGACTCGATTTGGTAAGTATCATGGACGTCGTGATAGGCTTATTGTTTCGTTTGATTTGGGTAACGACGTGTTTGGTGAAGTACCaaaagttgattttgatgtcaagCCAAGAATTGTTCAGTATCATTTAGCAGTACTTGGAGATTGTCTTGCTGTTGCTCTAACTTTGCCTCATTATAAAGGGGGAGGATTTGAAATTTGGGTAATGAGAGAATATAATGTGAAAGAATCTTGGATGAAAGAGTTTAGAATTGGAGCTTATACACCAAATCCAAATTGTGTAACACAACATGTGCAACCATTGGTGAAAGTTTTATGTTTGTTGAAGAATGGAGAGATCTTGTTAGAGTACAAAGGTGGAAATCTTGTTGCATATGATCCTAAGACTTGTGTCTTTAGGACTTTAAGGTTTCAACGGATGCCTGATTtgtttcaaacatttgttcatgTTGGTTGTCTTAATTGGATTGATATTCCACCTCAGGGGCGGAGCTAG